One region of Gorilla gorilla gorilla isolate KB3781 chromosome 13, NHGRI_mGorGor1-v2.1_pri, whole genome shotgun sequence genomic DNA includes:
- the IZUMO3 gene encoding izumo sperm-egg fusion protein 3 isoform X1, with protein MADLWLFLLLPLSAFHGVKGCLECDPKFIEDVGSLLENLIPSEVPGRTQLLERQIKEMIHLSFKVSHSDKRLRVLAVQQVVKLRTWLKNEFYKLGNETWKGVFIYQGKLLEVCQNLESKLKELLKNFSEVACSEDCIVVEGPILDCWTCLRMTNRCFKGEYCGDEDPRKAENREIALFLILLATAVILGSAVLLFHFCIFHRRKMKAIRRSLKEYVEKKLEELMGKIDEKEEKDFRLRK; from the exons ATGGCTGACCTGTGGTTATTCCTGCTCCTGCCCCTCTCAGCCTTCCATGGAGTCAAAGGCTGTTTAGAATGTGACCCCAAATTTATAGAGGATGTTGGCTCCTTGCTGGAAAATCTGATACCTTCAGAAGTCCCTGGCCGAACTCAGCTGCTTGAACGGCAGATTAAGGAGATGATTCATTTAAGCTTCAAGGTCTCCCACAGTGACAAGAGGCTTCGGGTGTTGG CTGTTCAGCAGGTTGTTAAGTTGAGAACATGGTTGAAGAACGAATTTTATAAACTGGGCAATGAAACATGGAAAG GTGTCTTTATCTATCAAGGCAAGCTTCTCGAGGTCTGCCAAAACCTGGAATCCAAACTGAAAGAATTACTAAAGAACTTCTCTGAAGTTG CTTGTTCTGAAGATTGCA TTGTGGTTGAAGGTCCCATTCTTGATTGTTGGACGTGTCTTCGCATGACTAACAGGTGCTTCAAAGGAGAATATTGTGGAG ACGAGGATCCAAGAAAGGCTGAGAATCGAGAGATTGCTCTATTTCTCATATTGCTGGCAACAGCTGTCATACTGGGAAGTGCTGTGTTACT ATTCCATTTTTGCATCTTTCATCGGAGGAAAATGAAGGCAATACGAAGGTCACTAAAGGAATATGTGGAGAAGAAACTTGAAGAATTAATGGGGAAGATAgatgagaaggaggagaaagacttTAGACTCAGAAAATAA
- the IZUMO3 gene encoding izumo sperm-egg fusion protein 3 isoform X2: MADLWLFLLLPLSAFHGVKGCLECDPKFIEDVGSLLENLIPSEVPGRTQLLERQIKEMIHLSFKVSHSDKRLRVLAVQQVVKLRTWLKNEFYKLGNETWKGVFIYQGKLLEVCQNLESKLKELLKNFSEVVVVEGPILDCWTCLRMTNRCFKGEYCGDEDPRKAENREIALFLILLATAVILGSAVLLFHFCIFHRRKMKAIRRSLKEYVEKKLEELMGKIDEKEEKDFRLRK, from the exons ATGGCTGACCTGTGGTTATTCCTGCTCCTGCCCCTCTCAGCCTTCCATGGAGTCAAAGGCTGTTTAGAATGTGACCCCAAATTTATAGAGGATGTTGGCTCCTTGCTGGAAAATCTGATACCTTCAGAAGTCCCTGGCCGAACTCAGCTGCTTGAACGGCAGATTAAGGAGATGATTCATTTAAGCTTCAAGGTCTCCCACAGTGACAAGAGGCTTCGGGTGTTGG CTGTTCAGCAGGTTGTTAAGTTGAGAACATGGTTGAAGAACGAATTTTATAAACTGGGCAATGAAACATGGAAAG GTGTCTTTATCTATCAAGGCAAGCTTCTCGAGGTCTGCCAAAACCTGGAATCCAAACTGAAAGAATTACTAAAGAACTTCTCTGAAGTTG TTGTGGTTGAAGGTCCCATTCTTGATTGTTGGACGTGTCTTCGCATGACTAACAGGTGCTTCAAAGGAGAATATTGTGGAG ACGAGGATCCAAGAAAGGCTGAGAATCGAGAGATTGCTCTATTTCTCATATTGCTGGCAACAGCTGTCATACTGGGAAGTGCTGTGTTACT ATTCCATTTTTGCATCTTTCATCGGAGGAAAATGAAGGCAATACGAAGGTCACTAAAGGAATATGTGGAGAAGAAACTTGAAGAATTAATGGGGAAGATAgatgagaaggaggagaaagacttTAGACTCAGAAAATAA